A window of Calditrichota bacterium genomic DNA:
TTCCAGACGTTCCAATCGGGCCGAATTAAAGGTCATGTAGAGATTGTACTCCGTTCCAAAAAGATTCAAATAAAAGGCGTGCCGGGCCACATAGTGACTGGAAAACGTTCCCAGCAGGTTATTTTGAAATCTGAAAAGCGAGACACTGCTGTCCAGAGTGTCTCCGGGCATCAGGGCGTGGCGCTGAAAGGAGGTTCCCTCCACAATCGGCCCTAATAGGTATTGCAGGGTATCAATCCCGTGGATGCCCAACTGCATGAGCGGTACCACCGGACAACTGGTTTTCCGGGTTTTCCAGGCAGGTACATTTTTGTCCAGACCGGATGGGGAGGTAAAATTCCCCTCGGCGCCCACCAGAGTACCCAGTTTTCCGCTGTCAATCTGCTCTTTGGCAAACCGAAAAACCGGATACTTCCTTACGTGGTGCCCCACCTGTAAAATGACACCGGCCTGACGTGCAACCGCTACAATAGCTTGTCCGTCTTCCACCGTATTGGCAATTGGTTTTTCCAGAAAAATGTGCTTTCCGTGAGCGGCAGCCTGTTCGGCATGCTGCCGGTGCAAATGATTGGGCGACACGATCGCCACAGCCTGGGTCCGCGGGTCGGTGAGAACGGCTTCGT
This region includes:
- a CDS encoding Gfo/Idh/MocA family oxidoreductase, yielding MSKKISIGILGVGGHGGTIRRAIKACDNFTIVSCFDPNEAALKEAVEELGCEPAVSDEAVLTDPRTQAVAIVSPNHLHRQHAEQAAAHGKHIFLEKPIANTVEDGQAIVAVARQAGVILQVGHHVRKYPVFRFAKEQIDSGKLGTLVGAEGNFTSPSGLDKNVPAWKTRKTSCPVVPLMQLGIHGIDTLQYLLGPIVEGTSFQRHALMPGDTLDSSVSLFRFQNNLLGTFSSHYVARHAFYLNLFGTEYNLYMTFNSARLERLENWQEEHLTTTFTQPGDEPYKEEIREFASCILENREPEVPGEMGLQNLLVLEALIRSAEEHRSMAVETVA